Proteins co-encoded in one Flavobacterium fluviale genomic window:
- the aat gene encoding leucyl/phenylalanyl-tRNA--protein transferase — translation MHYIFKDLFFPPVTEADEEGVLAIGGDLSPERLQLAYKSGIFPWFNEGEPILWWAPDPRMVLFFDELIISKSMRNVLNRKMFKVTFNKNFKEVILNCQQIKRDGQNGTWISNEMIDAYCKLNEDGIAKSVEVWQDETLVGGLYGIDLGNVFCGESMFSKVSNASKTAFIALALYLQKENYKLLDCQVYNPHLESLGCREIDREEFMSILKNK, via the coding sequence ATGCATTACATATTCAAAGACTTATTTTTTCCGCCAGTCACAGAAGCAGATGAAGAAGGTGTTTTGGCTATTGGAGGCGATCTCAGTCCAGAACGTTTACAACTAGCTTATAAAAGCGGCATTTTTCCGTGGTTCAATGAAGGCGAGCCTATTCTTTGGTGGGCGCCAGATCCCAGAATGGTATTGTTTTTTGATGAATTGATAATATCCAAAAGCATGCGGAATGTCTTAAATAGGAAAATGTTTAAAGTTACTTTCAATAAAAATTTCAAAGAAGTAATCTTAAATTGCCAGCAGATAAAACGTGACGGTCAGAACGGAACTTGGATTTCTAACGAAATGATTGATGCTTATTGTAAATTAAATGAAGACGGAATTGCTAAATCTGTTGAGGTTTGGCAGGATGAAACTTTGGTTGGAGGTTTGTACGGAATTGATCTCGGAAATGTTTTTTGTGGAGAAAGTATGTTTTCTAAAGTTTCAAATGCCTCAAAAACAGCTTTTATTGCTTTAGCATTATATTTGCAAAAAGAAAACTATAAATTATTAGATTGTCAGGTTTATAATCCACATCTAGAAAGTTTAGGATGCCGTGAAATTGACCGCGAAGAATTTATGTCTATTTTAAAAAATAAATAA
- a CDS encoding GLPGLI family protein has product MIKKCFFLVLALAVFANSYSQGTVIYKVMFAQEYDSDYKPTDPLGKKVKEGKSASLAKQVFLLEFDNSKSKFTRNNILSLDVSKEEQRFDKMANSYSSTYDYYLDNILKLGMFRYVNNGMLVKQNIKNKEWNITTESKKIGDYLCYKAIYLKSYMNWKGDNITVPVTAWFAPSLPYRYGPKEYFGLPGLILELQESYGVFLATEIKIDKNKEMKFEFPKGKAITQEEYDKYLSSFINNKS; this is encoded by the coding sequence ATGATAAAGAAATGTTTTTTTTTAGTTTTGGCTTTAGCAGTATTTGCTAATAGTTATTCACAGGGTACCGTTATTTATAAAGTAATGTTTGCTCAGGAGTATGATTCTGATTATAAGCCAACGGATCCATTAGGAAAGAAAGTTAAGGAAGGAAAATCAGCGAGTCTTGCTAAACAGGTATTTTTATTAGAATTTGATAATTCTAAATCTAAATTTACTCGTAATAATATTTTATCTCTTGATGTTAGTAAGGAAGAACAGCGATTTGATAAAATGGCTAATAGTTATTCCAGTACTTATGATTATTATTTAGACAACATTTTAAAATTAGGAATGTTTCGTTATGTAAATAATGGAATGCTTGTCAAACAAAATATTAAAAATAAAGAATGGAATATTACAACAGAAAGTAAAAAAATAGGGGATTATTTGTGTTATAAAGCGATATATCTTAAAAGTTACATGAATTGGAAAGGAGACAATATTACAGTTCCTGTTACAGCATGGTTTGCTCCTAGTCTGCCTTATAGATATGGCCCTAAAGAATACTTTGGCTTACCTGGACTAATCTTAGAATTGCAGGAATCATATGGCGTATTTCTCGCGACTGAGATAAAAATTGATAAAAACAAAGAGATGAAGTTTGAATTTCCAAAAGGAAAGGCTATTACTCAGGAAGAGTATGATAAATACCTTTCTTCATTTATAAATAATAAAAGTTAA
- a CDS encoding MOSC domain-containing protein produces MSAVYSVKEIYIYPIKSLAGISCKDAVAQEMGFENDRRWMLIDADNQMITQREHPIMSQFYPQIADGKLSLVFEEQQHEFSIDEYINAKIETTVWDDKTEVFEVSKNTSKWFSDCLGFECKLVKINNLGDRRHESSKLKETFNVSLADGYPYLLVGTESMDVLNDKLEQKITVKRFRPNIVINTENAHEEDNFTTFKIGEVEFKNIKICERCIMVNNDPEKGIVKKEPLKTLSKYRRVGNAVFFGTNIVSLNSGIISVGDEVVF; encoded by the coding sequence ATGAGTGCAGTATACAGTGTAAAAGAAATTTACATTTATCCAATAAAAAGTCTGGCAGGAATAAGCTGTAAAGATGCTGTTGCCCAAGAAATGGGATTTGAAAATGACCGCAGATGGATGTTAATTGATGCAGATAATCAAATGATCACGCAGAGAGAACATCCAATCATGAGTCAGTTTTATCCACAAATTGCTGATGGAAAACTTAGTTTAGTTTTTGAAGAACAACAACATGAATTTTCTATTGATGAATATATAAATGCTAAAATTGAAACAACTGTTTGGGATGATAAAACAGAAGTTTTTGAGGTTAGTAAAAACACTTCAAAATGGTTTAGCGATTGTTTGGGTTTTGAATGTAAACTAGTTAAAATAAATAATCTTGGAGACCGCAGGCATGAAAGTTCCAAACTCAAAGAAACTTTTAATGTTAGTCTAGCCGATGGATACCCATATTTATTGGTTGGAACAGAAAGTATGGATGTCTTAAATGATAAATTAGAACAAAAAATTACTGTAAAAAGATTTCGTCCTAACATTGTTATTAATACTGAAAACGCTCACGAAGAAGACAATTTTACTACTTTTAAAATTGGAGAAGTGGAGTTTAAAAACATTAAAATCTGCGAAAGATGTATTATGGTCAACAATGATCCAGAGAAAGGAATTGTAAAAAAAGAACCACTAAAAACACTCAGCAAATACAGAAGGGTAGGTAATGCGGTTTTTTTTGGAACTAACATTGTCAGTTTAAATTCGGGAATTATAAGTGTTGGGGATGAGGTTGTATTTTAA
- a CDS encoding HesA/MoeB/ThiF family protein — translation MSIIKEFLRYNRQTILPEIGDEGQEKLKKARVLVIGAGGLGCPILQYIATAGVGFIGIMDFDTIEIHNLHRQILYTENEIGQHKAVVAKDVISKLNPLIETVEINEKLTSENASKIIEQFDIIVDGSDNFSTRYLVNDTCVQLKKPLVYGSILKFEGQIAVFNHNGSKNLRDLFPEMPDPKDVPNCNLNGVLGTLPGIIGNMMAHETLKLILELPTLKNELVIFNTLNWNFTKLNF, via the coding sequence ATGAGCATTATCAAAGAATTCCTTCGTTACAACAGACAAACTATTCTCCCTGAAATTGGTGATGAAGGTCAGGAAAAATTAAAAAAAGCACGTGTTTTAGTAATTGGAGCTGGTGGTTTGGGCTGCCCTATTTTACAATATATTGCAACGGCCGGAGTTGGTTTTATCGGAATTATGGATTTTGATACGATTGAAATTCATAATCTGCACAGACAGATCTTATATACCGAAAACGAAATTGGCCAGCACAAAGCAGTTGTGGCAAAAGATGTTATTTCTAAATTAAATCCGCTGATTGAAACTGTTGAGATTAATGAAAAATTAACTTCAGAAAATGCTTCAAAAATTATAGAACAATTTGACATTATTGTAGATGGTTCTGATAATTTTTCGACTCGTTATTTGGTCAATGATACTTGTGTTCAGCTTAAAAAACCATTAGTTTACGGAAGCATTTTAAAGTTTGAAGGACAAATTGCGGTTTTTAATCATAACGGAAGTAAAAATCTGCGTGATTTATTTCCAGAAATGCCAGATCCAAAAGATGTTCCGAATTGTAATTTGAATGGAGTTTTAGGAACACTTCCCGGAATTATTGGCAATATGATGGCACACGAAACCTTAAAATTAATTTTGGAATTACCAACTTTAAAAAACGAGCTTGTAATTTTTAATACTTTAAACTGGAACTTTACAAAGCTGAATTTTTAA
- a CDS encoding carboxypeptidase-like regulatory domain-containing protein gives MIRLFAILLFLNSLVAFSQGYVFTGVVSDDASKPLESANVIAKPIQEKASLKFAVADNKGRYKLELEKNVAYEITVSYIGYIEEVFILESSSDIIAHDFHLKETGENLKEIVIKHEFKPIIVKKDTLVFDVNSFANGNERKMKEILEKLPGVEVDKKGIVTVQGKKVTKMLVEGKSFFGGGSRLAVENIPADALDKIEVIDHFNEVGFMKQVSDSDDLAMNVKLKEDKKKFVFGDVEAGAEVGAGDNGFYLAHIALFYYSPKTNVSFIGDANTIGKSTFTFDDLMRFGGGVSSFLSGRKSLSNLSSFSNDNTDVLKNKSQFGAFNFSHDLSAKLSVSGFGIFSKALMTSRIENNIEYLSNTAIAFEDKDRNAKNRAVLGVGNVKLDYSPSNKEKWYYNGQYQSSTNDLESVLNSTTNLGISTFETINKADNISVKQYVEWHKSYNNSNTTTFVINQAYNKITPINNWFTNEPFLQGLIPMEKDDNYTLNQIKKTEANSIDMLFKHYWIINNANHLYTVVANNHEYSAFQTSEKQILTDGSINDFSDKGFGNNIKYKLNDAYIGLEYKFRVGKWVNKPGLYFHGYHLNAIQNDNDHTVTKTLFQPQWNSDYEFNKSETLSFTYKLENRFPEVNQLADKYTLEFYNTVFKGNALLENEKYHTANLRYSKMNSYRGIIWNAMLNYSKKTKVIRNEVELDGINQFNTPVMTDNPETNIGFNGSFSKRIYRFNLKLNTRLSWFEYSQKLNNITTINKRDSQDIGLVFKTAYKKWPDISVGYTKGFSSFSGLTKSHFQTDAITSAFEITILKFWIYKINYDYLKNTYSKNQSNFYDMLDTSIFYQKKNNPFGFQLSVNNLFDVKKKYSNKFSDYMISEQSVYILPRAIMFTVSYKL, from the coding sequence ATGATTAGATTATTTGCGATTTTATTGTTTTTAAATTCTTTAGTTGCCTTTTCTCAGGGGTATGTCTTTACCGGTGTAGTTTCCGACGATGCATCTAAACCTTTAGAATCTGCAAACGTAATTGCCAAACCGATACAGGAAAAAGCAAGTTTAAAATTTGCTGTTGCAGACAATAAAGGGCGCTACAAATTAGAACTTGAAAAAAATGTAGCATATGAAATTACGGTATCTTATATTGGTTATATCGAAGAAGTTTTTATTCTAGAATCCTCATCAGACATAATTGCACATGATTTTCATCTTAAAGAAACTGGAGAAAACCTCAAAGAAATTGTTATCAAACATGAGTTCAAGCCTATAATCGTAAAAAAAGATACTTTAGTGTTTGATGTCAACAGTTTTGCAAATGGCAACGAACGTAAGATGAAGGAAATCTTAGAGAAATTACCAGGCGTTGAGGTCGACAAAAAAGGGATAGTTACAGTGCAAGGTAAAAAAGTAACTAAAATGCTCGTCGAAGGAAAATCTTTTTTTGGTGGCGGATCTAGATTAGCAGTAGAAAATATCCCTGCAGATGCTTTAGATAAAATCGAGGTTATAGATCATTTTAATGAGGTAGGTTTTATGAAGCAGGTTTCAGATAGTGATGACCTAGCCATGAATGTAAAACTAAAGGAAGATAAAAAGAAATTTGTTTTTGGAGACGTAGAAGCTGGTGCAGAGGTTGGAGCAGGCGATAATGGTTTTTATCTGGCACATATTGCTTTGTTTTATTATAGTCCAAAAACAAATGTGAGTTTTATAGGTGATGCCAATACTATTGGTAAAAGTACATTTACATTTGATGATTTAATGCGGTTTGGCGGTGGCGTAAGTAGTTTTCTTTCAGGGAGAAAATCATTGTCTAATTTGTCTTCTTTTTCTAATGACAATACCGATGTTTTAAAAAATAAATCACAATTTGGTGCATTTAATTTTAGTCACGATCTTTCTGCAAAACTTTCTGTTTCAGGTTTTGGAATATTTTCTAAAGCTTTAATGACTTCCAGAATTGAAAATAATATTGAATATTTAAGTAATACTGCAATTGCATTTGAAGATAAAGACAGAAATGCAAAGAATAGAGCTGTACTTGGTGTTGGTAATGTAAAGCTGGATTATTCGCCATCTAATAAAGAAAAATGGTATTACAACGGACAATATCAATCAAGTACAAATGATTTGGAAAGTGTTTTAAATTCAACAACAAATTTAGGCATTTCTACTTTTGAGACTATTAATAAAGCAGATAATATTTCGGTGAAACAGTACGTCGAATGGCATAAAAGTTATAATAACAGTAATACGACAACATTTGTAATTAATCAGGCTTATAATAAAATTACCCCAATAAATAATTGGTTTACAAATGAGCCTTTTTTGCAAGGACTAATACCTATGGAGAAAGACGATAATTATACTTTAAATCAGATAAAGAAAACAGAAGCCAATAGCATTGATATGCTTTTTAAGCATTACTGGATTATTAATAATGCCAATCATTTATATACTGTTGTAGCGAATAATCATGAATATTCAGCTTTTCAGACTTCTGAAAAGCAAATTTTAACCGACGGCTCTATTAATGACTTTTCAGATAAAGGTTTTGGCAATAATATTAAATACAAATTAAATGACGCCTACATTGGTTTAGAATATAAATTCAGGGTAGGAAAATGGGTCAATAAACCAGGATTGTATTTTCATGGCTATCACTTAAATGCCATTCAAAATGATAATGATCATACTGTTACAAAAACACTTTTTCAACCACAATGGAATAGTGATTATGAGTTTAATAAGTCTGAAACCTTGAGTTTTACTTATAAATTGGAAAATAGATTTCCAGAAGTTAATCAGTTAGCAGACAAATATACTCTAGAGTTTTATAATACTGTTTTTAAAGGTAATGCATTATTAGAAAATGAAAAATATCACACAGCCAATTTACGTTACTCAAAAATGAATTCTTACAGAGGAATTATTTGGAATGCAATGCTTAATTACTCTAAAAAAACAAAAGTCATTCGCAATGAAGTAGAATTAGATGGCATAAATCAATTCAATACTCCTGTAATGACTGATAATCCTGAAACAAACATTGGTTTTAATGGCTCATTTTCTAAGCGAATTTATAGATTCAACTTAAAGTTAAATACAAGATTATCTTGGTTTGAATATTCACAAAAATTAAACAATATTACAACAATTAATAAAAGAGATAGTCAGGATATTGGTTTAGTTTTTAAAACAGCATATAAAAAATGGCCAGATATTAGCGTTGGCTACACTAAAGGTTTTAGCAGTTTTTCGGGTTTGACCAAGTCACATTTTCAAACAGATGCTATTACATCAGCGTTTGAAATTACAATTCTTAAGTTTTGGATTTATAAAATCAATTATGATTATTTAAAAAACACATATAGTAAAAATCAATCCAACTTTTATGATATGTTAGATACGTCAATATTTTATCAGAAAAAAAATAATCCTTTTGGTTTTCAGCTGAGCGTAAATAACCTTTTCGATGTTAAAAAGAAATATAGTAACAAGTTTTCAGATTATATGATCAGCGAGCAGTCAGTTTATATTTTGCCAAGAGCTATTATGTTCACAGTCTCTTATAAATTATAG
- a CDS encoding Rieske (2Fe-2S) protein, whose amino-acid sequence MKKIWFFIAFTAVLFSCSDNNRSNNNPYIPNYSINAYLDTNLPTYNKLIFPSNPVYVANYGAKGIMVMKTGEGTYTAFDAACPNQALTSCTAMTIDGIYAVCSCDKTQYNLFTGLGGKEYPMKQYRVESSGSVVHVYN is encoded by the coding sequence ATGAAAAAAATCTGGTTCTTTATCGCGTTTACAGCTGTTTTATTTTCATGCAGCGACAACAACAGAAGCAATAACAATCCGTATATTCCTAATTATTCTATAAATGCTTATTTGGATACCAATCTTCCAACTTACAATAAATTGATCTTTCCGAGCAATCCTGTTTATGTGGCTAACTATGGGGCAAAAGGAATTATGGTAATGAAAACGGGTGAAGGAACTTACACCGCTTTTGATGCGGCATGTCCAAACCAAGCACTCACATCATGCACCGCCATGACTATTGACGGAATTTATGCTGTTTGTTCTTGCGATAAAACTCAATATAATTTGTTTACAGGACTTGGCGGAAAAGAATACCCGATGAAACAATATCGTGTAGAATCTTCTGGAAGTGTTGTGCATGTATATAATTAA
- the greA gene encoding transcription elongation factor GreA, whose product MSNVSYYTAEGLKKLKDELEHLKSVMRPKASQDIAEARDKGDLSENAEYDAAKEAQGLLEMRIAKLEEVYSNARLIDESQLDVSKVLVLSNVKIKNQSNGMEMKYTLVAESEADLKTGKISVTSPIGKGLLGKSVGEVAEITVPNGVLKFEILEISRD is encoded by the coding sequence ATGAGTAATGTATCTTATTATACAGCAGAAGGTCTAAAGAAATTAAAAGATGAATTGGAGCACTTAAAAAGTGTAATGCGTCCAAAGGCATCTCAAGATATTGCAGAAGCGAGAGATAAAGGGGATTTGTCTGAAAACGCAGAATATGATGCTGCGAAAGAAGCACAAGGTTTATTAGAAATGAGAATTGCTAAGCTGGAAGAAGTATATTCAAATGCAAGATTAATTGATGAGTCTCAATTAGACGTTTCGAAGGTTTTGGTTTTATCGAATGTAAAAATCAAAAATCAAAGTAACGGTATGGAGATGAAATATACTCTTGTTGCAGAAAGTGAGGCAGATCTTAAAACAGGTAAAATCTCTGTAACTTCTCCTATTGGAAAAGGTTTACTAGGAAAATCTGTTGGAGAAGTTGCTGAAATCACTGTTCCTAACGGAGTTTTGAAATTTGAAATTCTTGAAATCTCAAGAGACTAA
- a CDS encoding flavin reductase family protein has protein sequence MISINPKEIPTAQLQGYLQSAVGPRPIAFASTISEKGIPNLSPFSFFNVFSANPPILVFSPSRRVRDNTIKHTLINAEATREVVINVVNYNLVQQTSLASTEYGDGVNEFIKAGLTQIPSDLVKPYRVKESPVQFECKITQIIPLGEEGGAGNLILCEVVKIHIHESILDENGLIDQHKIDLVSRLGNNWYSRSNQGLFEVAKPLTTLGVGVDAVPDFVKESDVFDGNDLGKLGNIEALPTKEEVSIFVKENFSVKGVLSSDDQKKVHLEAKKYLDNGDVESAWKVLLAKK, from the coding sequence ATGATAAGTATTAATCCAAAAGAGATTCCAACAGCGCAATTGCAAGGCTATCTGCAAAGTGCGGTGGGACCGAGACCAATTGCTTTTGCAAGTACAATCAGCGAAAAGGGAATTCCGAACCTGTCACCGTTCAGTTTCTTTAACGTTTTTAGTGCTAATCCTCCAATATTGGTTTTTTCACCGTCACGCCGCGTTCGTGATAATACAATCAAACATACTTTAATTAATGCCGAAGCAACTCGAGAAGTTGTTATAAATGTTGTAAATTACAACTTAGTACAACAGACGTCTTTAGCAAGTACAGAATATGGAGACGGAGTAAACGAATTCATAAAAGCCGGCCTAACGCAGATTCCTTCAGATTTAGTAAAACCCTATCGTGTAAAAGAGTCTCCCGTTCAGTTTGAATGTAAGATTACGCAGATTATTCCGTTAGGAGAAGAAGGCGGTGCAGGAAATTTAATTTTATGTGAAGTTGTAAAAATTCATATTCACGAATCTATTTTAGATGAAAATGGATTAATTGATCAGCATAAAATTGATTTGGTTTCGAGACTTGGAAATAACTGGTATTCAAGATCCAACCAAGGACTTTTTGAAGTTGCAAAACCATTGACAACACTGGGAGTAGGCGTAGATGCTGTGCCCGATTTCGTAAAAGAAAGTGATGTTTTTGATGGAAATGATTTAGGTAAATTAGGCAACATTGAAGCCTTGCCTACAAAAGAAGAAGTTAGTATATTTGTGAAAGAAAATTTTTCTGTCAAAGGAGTTTTAAGTTCAGATGACCAGAAAAAAGTACACTTAGAAGCCAAAAAATATCTTGACAACGGCGATGTTGAATCGGCTTGGAAAGTGCTTTTAGCCAAAAAATAA
- a CDS encoding DUF3127 domain-containing protein — translation MEVTGKVKVVNPEQQVSASFKKRELVVTTEEQYPQHILIEFTQDKCDLLSSYKQGEAVKVSINLRGREWVNPQGETRYFNSIQGWRIERLADAAPTQAPPMPTAETFAPATNVNEDEPDDLPF, via the coding sequence ATGGAAGTTACAGGAAAAGTAAAAGTGGTTAACCCAGAGCAGCAAGTTAGTGCCTCATTCAAAAAAAGAGAGTTAGTTGTTACTACTGAGGAGCAGTATCCACAACATATTTTAATCGAATTTACACAAGATAAATGCGATTTGTTGAGTAGCTATAAACAAGGAGAGGCAGTAAAAGTTTCTATCAATTTAAGAGGAAGAGAATGGGTTAATCCACAAGGAGAAACTAGATATTTCAATAGTATTCAAGGTTGGAGAATCGAAAGATTAGCAGATGCTGCTCCTACACAAGCACCGCCAATGCCAACAGCAGAAACTTTTGCTCCAGCAACAAACGTTAACGAAGACGAACCAGACGATTTACCGTTCTAA
- a CDS encoding HIT family protein: MSSIFTKIVNGEIPAYKIAEDDKYLAFLDVNPNAKGHTLCIPKQEIDKIFDMEEEDYLGLMKFSKKVAAALEKTVPCKRIGIAVVGLEVPHAHVHLIPLNEMDEMRFQNKVSLSKEEFEALAKDIQANL; this comes from the coding sequence ATGAGTTCAATATTCACTAAGATAGTAAACGGAGAAATTCCCGCATACAAAATTGCTGAAGACGATAAATATTTGGCTTTTTTAGATGTAAATCCAAATGCTAAAGGGCATACGCTTTGCATTCCAAAACAAGAAATCGATAAGATTTTTGATATGGAAGAAGAAGATTATTTAGGCTTAATGAAGTTTTCTAAAAAAGTAGCAGCAGCCTTAGAAAAAACGGTTCCGTGTAAAAGAATCGGAATTGCCGTTGTTGGACTTGAAGTTCCTCATGCCCACGTACATTTAATTCCGTTAAATGAAATGGATGAAATGCGTTTTCAAAATAAAGTTTCTCTTTCTAAAGAAGAATTTGAAGCTTTAGCAAAAGATATTCAGGCGAATTTATAA
- a CDS encoding sensor histidine kinase, with amino-acid sequence MSFSERTNTTRWIIISVCFIIISLILWNTYTFFQIFKNEERLKMKLFVNAQITIVNANENTDVELPLQIINNNTSIPALVILYDKVVSATNVPDEILNNKKKRAGYLKKLRNENEPITFEYAPGKYQTLYYGNSGLLNKLKYYPIALLLIIVLCVALIYNFYKSTKMATQNKLWAGMAKETAHQIGTPLSSLIGWVEILKTEEIDPSISIEIEKDIERLQTITDRFSKIGSVPVLESHNIVEETKNAYEYLQSRFSKQVVFSFQAPQEPIFAMINPTLHSWTIENLVKNAIDAMKGKGTLDLKIEQDAFNVKINVKDSGTGISKKQFKTIFEPGFTTKKRGWGLGLSLTKRIVEEYHNGNIKVLQSEIGKGTTFQILLNKKVQ; translated from the coding sequence ATGTCTTTTTCAGAAAGAACAAATACAACCCGTTGGATCATCATTTCCGTTTGCTTTATTATCATTTCTCTAATTCTTTGGAACACTTATACTTTTTTCCAAATCTTTAAAAATGAAGAACGTTTGAAGATGAAACTTTTTGTAAATGCACAAATTACAATTGTAAATGCAAACGAAAATACCGATGTCGAACTGCCGCTTCAAATTATCAATAATAATACCTCTATTCCTGCTTTAGTAATATTGTATGACAAAGTTGTGAGCGCTACAAATGTTCCAGACGAAATTCTAAACAATAAGAAAAAAAGAGCAGGTTATTTAAAAAAATTAAGAAATGAAAATGAGCCGATAACTTTTGAATATGCACCTGGAAAATACCAAACACTATACTATGGAAATTCAGGATTACTAAATAAACTCAAATATTATCCGATTGCATTACTTCTAATTATCGTTTTATGTGTTGCTTTAATTTATAATTTTTATAAAAGCACCAAAATGGCGACTCAAAATAAGCTTTGGGCAGGAATGGCAAAAGAGACAGCACATCAAATTGGAACACCGCTGTCGTCTCTTATAGGATGGGTCGAAATATTAAAAACAGAAGAAATTGATCCCTCGATCAGTATTGAAATTGAAAAAGATATTGAACGTCTGCAGACTATTACGGACCGTTTTTCTAAAATTGGTTCGGTTCCAGTTTTAGAGTCTCATAATATTGTAGAAGAGACAAAAAATGCTTACGAATATCTTCAGTCGCGTTTTTCAAAACAAGTCGTGTTTTCATTTCAGGCACCGCAGGAACCAATTTTTGCAATGATAAATCCAACTTTGCACAGCTGGACTATTGAAAACTTGGTTAAAAATGCTATTGATGCTATGAAAGGAAAAGGAACTTTAGACCTTAAAATTGAGCAAGATGCTTTTAATGTGAAAATTAATGTGAAAGATTCTGGAACAGGAATTTCTAAAAAACAATTTAAAACCATTTTTGAACCAGGATTTACTACCAAAAAGCGCGGCTGGGGACTTGGTCTTTCTTTAACGAAGAGAATTGTTGAAGAATACCATAATGGAAATATAAAAGTATTACAGTCTGAAATAGGAAAAGGAACTACTTTTCAAATCTTATTAAATAAAAAAGTGCAGTAA